Proteins from one Defluviitalea raffinosedens genomic window:
- a CDS encoding tRNA 2-thiocytidine biosynthesis TtcA family protein, which yields MEKYKEIERSIIKKYRKQIWSRFITAINDYELVQEGDKIAVCISGGKDSMLLAKCMQELQRHGKVKFELEFLVMDPGYNPINRQRIIDNAEYLNIPIKIFNTDIYDIVADIADSPCYLCARMRRGYLYKNAQDLGCNKIALGHHFDDVIETILMSILYSGQIKTMMPKLHSTNFKGMELIRPLYLVKEEDIIAWKRHHDLQFIQCACRLTENCMLGDSGGGSKRQEMKALIKKFRQTNPNIEMNIFRSVHNVNLNTVIGYTKGNVKYNFLDDYDNKME from the coding sequence ATGGAAAAGTACAAAGAAATCGAGCGAAGTATCATAAAAAAATATAGGAAGCAAATTTGGTCCAGATTTATTACAGCAATTAACGATTATGAGCTTGTTCAGGAAGGAGATAAGATTGCGGTCTGCATCTCCGGAGGCAAGGATTCCATGCTTCTTGCCAAGTGTATGCAGGAATTGCAAAGACATGGAAAGGTTAAATTTGAGCTGGAGTTTTTAGTAATGGATCCGGGTTATAATCCCATAAACAGGCAAAGAATCATTGATAATGCGGAGTATCTTAATATCCCTATAAAAATATTCAATACGGATATATATGATATTGTTGCAGATATTGCGGATTCTCCCTGCTATTTATGCGCAAGAATGAGAAGGGGATATCTGTATAAAAATGCTCAGGACTTAGGATGCAATAAAATCGCTCTGGGACATCATTTTGACGATGTAATCGAAACGATTTTAATGAGTATCCTTTATAGCGGCCAGATAAAAACCATGATGCCTAAATTGCATAGTACAAATTTTAAAGGAATGGAATTGATCAGACCATTGTATTTGGTTAAAGAAGAGGACATTATTGCCTGGAAAAGGCATCATGATCTGCAGTTTATCCAATGTGCCTGCAGACTGACAGAAAATTGCATGCTTGGGGACAGTGGCGGAGGTTCCAAGCGTCAGGAAATGAAAGCATTAATAAAGAAATTCAGACAAACCAATCCAAACATTGAAATGAATATTTTCAGAAGTGTTCATAATGTGAATTTGAATACCGTTATTGGCTATACGAAAGGTAATGTTAAGTATAATTTTTTGGATGAT
- a CDS encoding cysteine desulfurase family protein, whose product MIYLDHAATTPVCEEVLQVFYNVSKSYIGNPNSSHKLGREAGAYLDSCTKNIADLLGVKENEIIYTSGATEANNLAIKGIANGYKRYGRHIISTYLEHSSVTGPLTALQNLGYEIDYVDILENGLVDLDHLKELLREDTILVSIGYVDSELGIEQNIEQIGDILLNYPHCFFHVDATQAIGKIPVSLEKVDLATFTPHKFYGINGCGVLVKKENIIIEPLIHGGISTTPFRSGTPTLALVAALEKALILATDDLESKYNYVKQLNATLREHLKQYPNVRINSTDHAVPYILNISIKGADTMAFQRELENYDIYVSTKSACCAPNTPSRAVYAITKDRKLALSTLRVSLSHHTTEKDIETFLKCFDQCYKKLVK is encoded by the coding sequence ATGATTTACTTAGATCATGCCGCTACTACACCTGTTTGTGAAGAAGTTTTACAGGTTTTTTATAATGTTTCAAAATCTTATATAGGTAATCCGAATTCATCTCATAAATTAGGAAGAGAAGCCGGAGCATATCTGGATTCATGTACTAAAAATATTGCTGATCTGCTTGGGGTTAAAGAAAATGAAATCATCTATACCTCAGGAGCTACGGAAGCCAACAATTTAGCCATTAAAGGCATTGCAAACGGATATAAAAGATATGGCAGGCATATTATTTCAACTTATCTGGAACATTCGTCCGTTACAGGACCTCTGACAGCATTACAAAATTTAGGTTATGAAATAGATTATGTCGATATTTTGGAGAATGGTTTAGTAGACTTAGACCATTTGAAGGAATTATTAAGAGAAGATACTATACTGGTTTCAATAGGTTATGTGGACAGTGAATTGGGAATTGAGCAGAATATTGAGCAAATAGGAGATATCCTGTTAAATTATCCTCACTGTTTCTTCCATGTGGATGCTACACAGGCTATAGGGAAGATTCCTGTTTCATTAGAGAAAGTTGATCTGGCTACATTTACTCCCCATAAATTCTATGGTATTAACGGATGTGGAGTATTGGTCAAAAAAGAAAATATCATTATCGAACCTCTTATTCATGGAGGAATAAGCACTACCCCATTCAGAAGCGGTACGCCGACCCTTGCCTTAGTGGCAGCACTGGAAAAAGCATTGATTTTGGCAACCGATGATCTGGAAAGCAAATATAATTATGTAAAACAGCTTAATGCCACATTGCGAGAACATTTGAAGCAATATCCAAATGTTAGGATCAATAGTACCGATCATGCAGTTCCCTATATTTTAAATATCAGTATCAAGGGAGCTGATACAATGGCATTTCAAAGGGAATTAGAAAATTATGATATTTATGTTTCTACTAAATCTGCTTGTTGCGCTCCCAATACGCCTTCGAGAGCAGTCTATGCCATTACAAAGGACAGAAAATTGGCTCTTAGTACCTTAAGAGTGAGTCTGAGCCATCATACTACAGAAAAAGATATAGAAACTTTTCTGAAATGCTTCGACCAGTGTTATAAAAAGTTAGTAAAGTAA
- the sfsA gene encoding DNA/RNA nuclease SfsA produces the protein MKLNYEICYGTFIKRPNRFIAHVNVSGKEVICHVPNTGRLKELLYPGVKVMLSYHPSSTRKTNYELRMVQKENSWISIDSQLPNALAHEAVLSGIIEELKGYPVIKKEVSYSNSRFDLQLMGEDGICFVEVKGVTLEKDQWSFFPDAPTERGRKHIDEMIHAVNNGYRGAILFVVQIEYAKGFSPNVAMDPAFAQKIKEAQGAGVKILAYRCSIAPDEVKIVESIPVKI, from the coding sequence ATGAAACTCAATTATGAAATCTGCTACGGTACTTTCATAAAACGCCCCAATCGATTTATTGCTCATGTGAATGTATCAGGAAAAGAAGTGATTTGTCATGTTCCAAATACCGGAAGACTGAAAGAATTGCTATATCCGGGAGTAAAAGTGATGCTTTCCTATCATCCTTCTTCCACAAGAAAAACCAACTATGAGCTTAGAATGGTTCAAAAGGAAAACAGCTGGATTTCAATTGACTCTCAGCTTCCTAATGCTCTTGCCCACGAAGCCGTTTTAAGCGGTATCATTGAAGAGTTAAAAGGATACCCTGTTATCAAAAAAGAAGTATCCTATTCAAACAGCCGTTTTGATCTTCAGCTTATGGGGGAAGATGGCATTTGCTTTGTTGAAGTTAAAGGTGTCACATTAGAAAAAGATCAATGGAGTTTCTTTCCGGATGCCCCTACAGAACGGGGACGTAAGCACATTGATGAAATGATTCACGCAGTTAATAACGGGTATCGTGGAGCAATACTTTTTGTCGTTCAAATAGAGTATGCAAAAGGTTTTAGTCCAAATGTTGCTATGGATCCGGCCTTTGCACAAAAAATAAAGGAAGCTCAAGGAGCAGGAGTTAAGATTCTCGCCTACAGATGCAGTATAGCTCCTGATGAAGTAAAAATCGTTGAAAGCATCCCTGTAAAAATATAA
- a CDS encoding secondary thiamine-phosphate synthase enzyme YjbQ, which produces METSLFQFQVVTRKNEEFIDITYLIRQAVEKSRIQNGIAVVYCPHTTSGITINENADPDVVRDIIATLDKVFPVHGDYRHIEGNSHAHLKSSYMGAEKTIIIHEGKLVLGTWQSVYFCEFDGPRNRKVYIKLISG; this is translated from the coding sequence ATGGAAACCAGTTTATTTCAATTTCAAGTGGTTACGAGGAAAAATGAAGAGTTTATAGATATTACATATTTAATCAGGCAGGCGGTAGAAAAATCCAGAATTCAAAATGGTATTGCCGTTGTATATTGTCCTCATACAACATCTGGTATTACCATTAATGAAAATGCTGACCCTGATGTTGTAAGGGACATTATAGCAACATTGGATAAAGTTTTTCCTGTACATGGGGATTACAGGCATATAGAAGGGAATTCCCATGCCCACTTAAAATCTTCGTACATGGGTGCAGAAAAGACCATCATAATACATGAAGGGAAATTGGTGCTGGGGACCTGGCAGAGCGTGTATTTTTGCGAGTTTGACGGCCCCAGAAACAGAAAAGTATATATTAAGCTGATATCAGGTTGA
- a CDS encoding diguanylate cyclase domain-containing protein, with protein sequence MLSKDSYIFNRIDWYLNIFNNISDFIFLIKVNDDDDFRYSFINKAAKQYTGLTEDAIGRTVHDMLPKILADSIIHQYKYAIAQKHCITYEDHGFFESFDSDSDENYKYFESKITPLFNNEGICTHIIAIVREITERKRKEKALKDSEKKYRLIADNMTDLVSIIDLNGKVIYASPSHNAILGHAPENYVGESFFNFIHPSEIEEVKNQIQDMLKTKESATLEFRHMHSDHSWLWLEVKMSLVLNEDENPKHFLLVAREIMERKLFEEKLRYLAYHDTLTNLPNRRLFKTKLTQCIDEASNLNENIAVMYIDIDRFKQVNDTLGHDIGDKLLCQFSQKIKACLRKSDVLARLGGDEFCILLRVNQKKDAISIAKRIINDIQPKWKINSCEFNATLSIGMAFYEDGLDEETLLKRADIALYHAKKSGRNTFQIYK encoded by the coding sequence ATGCTCTCTAAGGATTCATACATCTTTAATCGTATAGATTGGTATTTAAACATCTTTAATAACATCTCTGACTTTATTTTTCTTATAAAAGTAAACGACGACGATGATTTTCGTTATTCATTTATAAACAAAGCAGCAAAGCAATATACTGGTTTAACCGAAGATGCCATTGGACGAACTGTTCATGATATGCTGCCTAAAATATTAGCTGATTCAATCATCCATCAGTATAAATATGCTATTGCTCAAAAACATTGTATTACATATGAAGATCATGGCTTCTTTGAATCTTTTGATTCTGATAGCGATGAAAACTATAAATATTTCGAGTCAAAAATTACTCCTCTGTTTAATAATGAAGGGATCTGTACCCATATTATTGCTATTGTCAGAGAGATTACTGAAAGAAAAAGAAAAGAAAAAGCCCTGAAGGACAGCGAAAAGAAATATAGATTGATTGCCGATAATATGACAGATCTTGTCAGTATTATAGATCTTAACGGAAAAGTAATCTATGCTTCTCCTTCGCATAACGCTATTTTAGGACATGCACCCGAAAATTATGTCGGAGAGAGCTTTTTTAATTTCATTCATCCCAGCGAAATTGAAGAAGTTAAAAATCAAATCCAGGATATGTTAAAAACCAAAGAATCAGCCACATTGGAATTTCGTCATATGCATTCAGATCATTCCTGGCTGTGGCTGGAAGTCAAAATGTCTTTGGTTCTGAATGAGGATGAAAATCCAAAGCATTTTCTTTTGGTTGCAAGAGAAATCATGGAAAGAAAATTGTTTGAAGAAAAGCTAAGGTATTTGGCCTATCATGATACCTTGACCAATTTGCCCAACCGAAGGCTCTTTAAAACAAAATTAACTCAGTGTATCGATGAAGCCAGCAATCTTAATGAAAACATTGCAGTAATGTACATAGATATTGATCGCTTTAAACAGGTTAATGATACATTAGGTCACGATATAGGAGATAAATTATTGTGCCAGTTTTCTCAAAAAATAAAAGCTTGTCTGAGAAAATCCGATGTATTGGCCCGTCTGGGTGGGGATGAATTCTGTATTTTATTAAGGGTCAATCAAAAAAAAGATGCCATCAGTATAGCAAAAAGAATTATTAACGATATTCAGCCCAAATGGAAAATTAACTCCTGTGAATTTAATGCTACTTTAAGCATCGGAATGGCTTTTTACGAAGATGGCCTGGACGAAGAAACTCTGCTTAAAAGAGCAGATATCGCATTATATCATGCTAAAAAAAGTGGAAGAAATACCTTTCAAATATATAAATAA
- a CDS encoding response regulator produces MSYLNAEDSEQVSFRNNIPLDALDGKISNIFKENNRLKVYYKVLIVDDERDVHVITDMVLDGLDFGSFGLKLLHAYSEREAKQILLQHDDIAVILLDVVMETEKSGIEIVSFIRDKLKNYDIQIILRTGQPGAALEEEIIRNYEINDYKTKTELTVEKLYTTIFSAIRNYRNIITIKNQKAGLEMILNASKDLFKYRSLQDFFKGILVQFNNLITNTTHSMLINEAYTKEKKGFVISDKGNRLVVYAATGEYERFIGSEVNMLSDIDDEVLALIHQHHDEDFIKLSEDYLLAYHKGITNNRNYFYIHHNNIEVDLNLVKVFLSNVSTALDNFLANKTRIMNQRNLIFALGEIVEKRDLNTSKHTKRVSKIAAEIAKWAKLPDEMIKNIELSTSLHDIGKIAVSDSILNKKDKLTSEEFEIMKKHTEISLELFSILDHELRTIAYNISRHHHEQWNGQGYPDRLKGEDIPIEARIASIADVLDALTHKRPYKEAWSFDDTMDYLEKQKGIQFDPVLIDYVIENKDKIREILSKYNEGDE; encoded by the coding sequence ATGTCTTACCTTAATGCAGAGGATTCAGAGCAGGTATCTTTTCGTAATAATATTCCCTTAGATGCTTTAGATGGAAAAATTTCAAATATTTTCAAAGAAAATAATAGATTAAAGGTGTATTATAAGGTACTCATTGTTGATGATGAAAGAGATGTACATGTTATTACTGACATGGTTTTAGATGGTTTGGATTTCGGAAGTTTTGGATTAAAGTTATTGCATGCATACAGTGAACGGGAAGCAAAGCAAATTTTGCTGCAACATGACGATATCGCTGTTATTTTACTGGATGTAGTTATGGAAACGGAAAAATCGGGCATCGAAATAGTAAGCTTTATTCGGGATAAGCTTAAAAATTACGATATTCAGATTATTTTAAGGACAGGGCAGCCGGGGGCCGCCCTGGAAGAAGAGATCATCAGAAACTATGAAATCAATGATTACAAAACGAAAACAGAATTAACGGTGGAAAAGCTTTATACCACTATTTTCTCTGCTATAAGGAATTACAGAAATATTATTACTATAAAGAATCAAAAAGCCGGTCTTGAAATGATCCTCAATGCTTCAAAAGATTTATTTAAATACAGGTCACTTCAGGATTTTTTTAAAGGCATTCTCGTACAATTCAATAATCTGATCACCAATACAACCCATTCCATGTTGATCAATGAAGCTTATACTAAAGAGAAAAAAGGATTTGTTATTTCAGATAAAGGCAATCGATTAGTAGTGTATGCTGCTACAGGGGAATATGAAAGATTTATTGGCAGTGAAGTCAATATGCTTTCAGATATAGATGACGAGGTATTAGCACTTATTCATCAGCATCATGATGAGGATTTCATCAAACTCTCAGAGGATTATTTGCTTGCTTATCATAAAGGAATTACAAACAACAGAAATTATTTTTATATCCATCATAATAATATAGAGGTTGATTTGAATCTCGTAAAAGTATTCTTATCAAATGTATCGACAGCACTGGATAATTTTCTGGCAAATAAAACTCGCATAATGAACCAGAGAAATCTTATTTTTGCACTGGGCGAAATTGTAGAAAAAAGAGACTTAAATACAAGTAAACATACAAAAAGAGTTTCGAAAATAGCTGCAGAAATTGCAAAATGGGCGAAATTGCCTGATGAAATGATCAAAAACATTGAACTGTCAACATCTCTTCATGATATTGGCAAAATTGCTGTATCTGACAGTATTTTGAATAAAAAGGACAAGCTTACTTCTGAAGAATTTGAAATTATGAAAAAACATACAGAGATTAGTTTGGAGCTTTTTAGCATATTGGATCATGAGCTGCGGACCATTGCATATAATATTTCAAGACACCATCATGAACAATGGAATGGGCAAGGATATCCAGACAGGTTAAAAGGAGAGGACATTCCTATTGAAGCCAGAATTGCATCCATTGCGGATGTTTTAGATGCCCTGACCCATAAACGCCCCTATAAAGAAGCTTGGAGCTTTGATGATACGATGGATTACCTTGAAAAGCAAAAAGGAATTCAATTTGATCCAGTTCTCATTGACTACGTTATAGAAAATAAGGACAAGATTCGTGAAATTCTATCAAAGTACAATGAAGGAGACGAATAA
- a CDS encoding GNAT family N-acetyltransferase translates to MNIVIDKAQDQDVERIAQIMNTVKEAIQDPEWFCADNQEFITRHIHESGFILKGVYDHEIMGFLIVRIPKYEKDNLGYDIGLDHSKLSQVAHMESVATLPSSRGKGLQKLLMMEAETILRKDGFTYLMATVHPGNVYSLNNFTGLGYEIVKTMKKYDGKERHILLKII, encoded by the coding sequence ATGAATATTGTAATCGATAAAGCTCAAGATCAAGATGTAGAACGAATTGCTCAGATTATGAATACAGTAAAAGAAGCTATTCAGGATCCGGAATGGTTCTGTGCAGACAATCAGGAGTTTATTACCAGGCATATTCATGAATCAGGTTTTATCCTTAAAGGAGTATACGATCATGAAATTATGGGTTTTCTCATTGTGAGAATTCCAAAATATGAAAAAGATAATTTAGGTTATGATATTGGTTTGGATCATAGTAAATTAAGTCAAGTAGCTCATATGGAATCTGTTGCTACTCTTCCTTCTTCTAGGGGTAAAGGATTGCAGAAACTGCTTATGATGGAAGCAGAAACTATCTTAAGAAAAGATGGATTTACATATCTAATGGCAACTGTCCATCCTGGCAACGTTTATAGTTTAAATAATTTCACCGGGCTGGGATATGAGATCGTTAAAACCATGAAGAAATACGATGGAAAGGAAAGGCACATTTTACTAAAAATCATTTAA
- a CDS encoding ABC transporter ATP-binding protein, with protein MGNKAKTFLSYYKPYLGLFIADMVCAFIAAGINLIFPLIVRYITGDVLKSSSEIVVGLIIKITLLMLFLILVEFLCNYYITSYGHIMGARMEHDMRNDIFEHLQKLSFSYYDDQKVGHIMSRITNDLFDITELCHHGPEDLLISITKLVGSFIILMNIDLKLTIIVFSFIPLMFVYAYYYNMKMREAFLKNREKISLINAGLEDSLSGIRVVKSFTNEEIELKKFKENNVEFVKSKSHSYHYMAKYHSGINAFGSLIYVALIIGASFFIMKNQINTVDLITFLLYINTFLEPVRKLVNFGEQFQNGITGFERFYEILSVHPDIKDSKDAIEIRDVKGDISFENVSFQYHGTTDAVFSNINLKINAGDYIALVGPSGVGKTTLCSLIPRFYEVTSGTIRIDGTDIRDVKLKSLRQNIGIVQQDVYLFTGSVMENIRYGKPDATDEEIIEAAKKANAHDFIMELPNGYDTDIGQRGIKLSGGQKQRISIARVFLKNPPILIFDEATSALDNESEKVVQQSLEKLAKNRTTFVIAHRLSTIKNAKKILVLTENGIAEEGSHEELLAMNGLYAQLYNMQFK; from the coding sequence ATGGGTAATAAAGCCAAAACTTTTTTATCATATTACAAACCATACCTGGGATTGTTTATTGCAGATATGGTTTGTGCATTTATAGCCGCAGGAATCAACCTGATATTTCCTCTTATAGTCAGATACATAACAGGGGATGTCCTGAAATCCAGTTCTGAAATAGTAGTGGGATTAATCATTAAAATTACACTGCTTATGCTGTTCTTAATATTAGTGGAATTCTTGTGTAATTATTATATTACATCCTATGGGCACATTATGGGGGCCCGTATGGAACATGATATGCGCAATGATATTTTTGAACATCTTCAGAAACTATCCTTTAGTTACTATGATGATCAAAAAGTTGGACATATTATGTCTCGAATCACCAACGATTTATTCGACATTACGGAACTCTGCCATCACGGTCCCGAGGACCTTTTGATTTCAATTACTAAATTGGTTGGATCATTTATTATCTTAATGAATATTGATTTAAAACTGACAATTATCGTGTTTTCATTTATTCCGCTTATGTTTGTATATGCTTATTATTATAATATGAAAATGCGTGAGGCCTTTCTGAAAAACAGGGAAAAGATTTCCCTGATCAATGCCGGACTGGAGGACAGTCTCTCCGGGATCCGTGTAGTCAAATCTTTTACCAATGAAGAAATAGAATTAAAGAAATTCAAAGAAAACAATGTTGAATTTGTAAAAAGCAAAAGTCACAGTTATCACTACATGGCAAAATACCACAGCGGCATTAACGCTTTCGGCTCTCTGATTTACGTTGCTTTGATTATTGGAGCTTCTTTTTTCATTATGAAAAATCAAATCAATACCGTTGATCTGATTACATTTTTGCTTTATATTAATACCTTCCTTGAACCTGTAAGAAAACTCGTCAATTTTGGCGAACAATTTCAAAATGGTATTACTGGATTCGAACGATTTTATGAAATTCTCTCCGTTCATCCTGATATTAAGGATTCAAAAGATGCTATAGAAATTAGGGATGTCAAAGGCGATATTTCCTTTGAAAATGTTTCCTTCCAATATCATGGAACCACCGATGCGGTTTTCTCCAATATTAATTTAAAAATAAATGCCGGAGACTATATCGCTCTGGTTGGTCCTTCTGGAGTCGGAAAAACAACCCTGTGCAGCCTGATTCCCAGATTTTATGAAGTAACCAGCGGAACCATCAGGATAGACGGCACAGATATCCGGGATGTCAAATTAAAGTCATTAAGACAAAACATTGGAATCGTTCAACAGGATGTATACCTGTTTACCGGTTCTGTTATGGAAAACATTCGATATGGTAAGCCAGATGCAACTGATGAAGAGATTATAGAAGCAGCAAAAAAAGCCAATGCCCATGATTTTATTATGGAACTGCCCAATGGATATGATACGGATATCGGGCAAAGAGGAATCAAACTCTCCGGAGGACAAAAGCAAAGGATCAGTATTGCCCGAGTATTTTTAAAGAATCCTCCCATTCTTATATTTGACGAGGCAACTTCCGCCCTGGATAATGAGAGTGAAAAAGTCGTTCAACAGTCTTTAGAAAAATTGGCAAAGAACAGAACCACATTTGTCATCGCCCATAGACTTTCCACGATCAAGAATGCTAAAAAAATTCTGGTACTCACAGAAAACGGCATAGCAGAAGAAGGCAGCCACGAAGAACTATTGGCTATGAATGGTTTATACGCACAACTTTATAATATGCAATTTAAATAA
- a CDS encoding FIST signal transduction protein, producing the protein MYLKTINQLQSYVDQLEIKEKDQLMIIVGEQSSKVIYDLISYLNSKNINFFGGIFPSLLVETQDIREGFIVHKYHSYFTSLVAPNLLSVDVDLDSIGSCTAIVFADGLSSKMKKLTDTIYNKLGNRVTYVGGGAGFYDLEHRPCIFNNEGVFEDVAVVSIIPNQSTLCVKHGWEKLAGPFSITKSNENTLTEIDCRNAFDVYQEIIENEEDIILYSTDFFEIAKDHPFGIVKNTGQELVVRDPIALNEKGEIICIADVPENSVIYVLKGNKDTLLNSSMEVARECSMNAPMKYHPLLFDCISRAMFLGEFFKQELTNIQSKLKYPLEGALSIGEISSLKNGMLEIHNKSSILGLLDIA; encoded by the coding sequence ATGTATCTTAAAACAATTAATCAATTACAATCATATGTAGATCAATTAGAAATCAAAGAAAAGGATCAGTTAATGATTATAGTCGGAGAACAATCCAGTAAAGTTATTTATGACCTGATTAGTTATTTGAACAGCAAAAATATTAATTTTTTTGGAGGAATTTTTCCGAGTCTTTTGGTAGAAACCCAAGATATTAGAGAAGGATTCATTGTACATAAATATCACTCTTATTTTACATCTTTAGTAGCGCCCAATTTATTGTCAGTAGACGTTGACCTGGATAGTATTGGTTCTTGTACTGCGATTGTATTTGCGGATGGACTATCCAGTAAAATGAAAAAACTTACAGATACGATTTATAATAAATTGGGAAATAGAGTAACCTATGTAGGCGGTGGAGCAGGATTTTACGATTTAGAACACAGACCCTGCATTTTCAATAATGAAGGAGTATTTGAAGACGTTGCTGTTGTTTCTATCATTCCTAATCAGTCTACTTTATGTGTAAAACACGGATGGGAAAAATTAGCAGGCCCGTTTTCGATAACAAAATCTAATGAAAATACTTTAACTGAAATAGATTGTAGAAATGCTTTTGATGTATACCAGGAAATAATAGAAAATGAAGAAGATATAATATTATATAGTACAGACTTCTTTGAAATAGCCAAAGATCATCCTTTTGGCATAGTCAAAAATACAGGGCAGGAACTGGTTGTAAGAGATCCTATTGCATTGAATGAAAAGGGAGAAATTATTTGTATTGCGGATGTTCCGGAGAACTCTGTGATCTATGTGCTTAAGGGAAATAAAGATACATTATTGAACTCATCCATGGAAGTTGCCAGGGAGTGTTCTATGAACGCTCCGATGAAATATCATCCACTATTGTTCGATTGCATTTCCAGAGCCATGTTTTTAGGAGAATTTTTCAAACAAGAACTGACTAATATTCAAAGTAAATTGAAATATCCTCTGGAAGGAGCATTATCCATTGGAGAAATATCTTCCCTTAAGAATGGTATGCTTGAGATCCATAATAAGTCGAGTATTCTGGGTTTATTGGATATTGCATAA
- the dndB gene encoding DNA sulfur modification protein DndB has protein sequence MNLLDTDYTYTFPAIRGIQAKREYFITMCPLKLIPKLFFNDLQDVPPEYRAQRVLNKTRIPEITKYIIDNPDDYVFSSLTASIDGEFQFVPFSDENVFHDLGKLVISMDAKFLINDGQHRRAAIEEALFQNPDLANETISIVLFSDRGLKRSQQMFADLNKHAINTTKSIGILFDHRDPIRNLTLDIIDQIPLLRDFTDKESNSLSKYSSKIFILSNLYEVNCRLILNNKKSKLTEEDQRFVLSFWSYLCDSIKEWNDVKNKLLSARELRSTYIHSHGVVLEALGIVGSYFYKNKQKDMKKYLAKLNNINWSRQNMVDWRDRVIRSDGRIAKSNTFVIRTSNLIKQKIGLELTNEEQKIELEFLHQYKTQNQ, from the coding sequence ATGAATTTGCTAGATACAGACTATACATATACTTTCCCTGCAATACGCGGAATTCAGGCAAAACGGGAATATTTTATTACCATGTGCCCACTTAAATTAATTCCTAAGTTGTTTTTTAATGATCTTCAGGATGTTCCTCCGGAATATCGTGCTCAACGGGTTCTGAATAAAACTCGTATTCCTGAAATAACTAAATATATTATCGATAATCCTGATGATTATGTATTTTCTTCATTAACTGCTTCTATTGATGGTGAGTTTCAATTCGTACCCTTCAGTGATGAAAATGTATTTCATGATTTGGGGAAACTGGTTATTTCTATGGATGCAAAGTTTTTAATTAACGACGGGCAACATAGAAGAGCAGCCATTGAGGAAGCACTATTTCAAAATCCTGATCTGGCCAACGAAACAATTTCAATAGTTCTTTTCAGTGATCGTGGATTAAAACGCAGTCAACAAATGTTTGCTGATCTTAATAAACATGCTATCAATACGACAAAATCCATTGGCATTCTTTTTGATCATCGTGATCCAATTCGTAATCTTACATTGGACATTATTGATCAAATTCCTTTGCTAAGAGATTTTACGGATAAAGAAAGCAATTCACTTTCCAAGTATTCGTCAAAAATATTTATTCTAAGCAACTTATATGAAGTAAATTGCAGGTTGATTTTAAATAATAAAAAGTCAAAATTAACAGAAGAAGATCAACGATTTGTTCTCTCATTTTGGTCATACCTTTGCGATTCTATTAAAGAATGGAATGATGTAAAAAATAAACTTTTAAGTGCCCGAGAACTTCGTTCGACGTACATACATTCACACGGTGTAGTTTTAGAAGCTTTAGGAATTGTGGGGAGCTATTTTTATAAAAATAAGCAAAAAGATATGAAAAAATATCTCGCTAAATTAAATAACATTAATTGGAGCCGGCAAAACATGGTTGATTGGCGAGATCGAGTCATTCGTTCAGATGGACGTATTGCAAAAAGCAATACCTTTGTGATACGTACATCTAACTTAATCAAACAAAAAATAGGGCTAGAATTAACGAATGAAGAACAGAAAATTGAACTAGAATTTTTACATCAATATAAAACCCAAAATCAATGA